The following proteins are co-located in the Castor canadensis chromosome 5, mCasCan1.hap1v2, whole genome shotgun sequence genome:
- the Flrt3 gene encoding leucine-rich repeat transmembrane protein FLRT3, whose protein sequence is MISPAWSLFLIGTKIGLFFQVAPLSVMAKSCPSVCRCDAGFIYCNDRFLTSIPTGIPEDATTLYLQNNQINNAGIPSDLKNLLKVERIYLYHNSLDEFPTNLPKYVKELHLQENNIRTITYDSLSKIPYLEELHLDDNSVSAVSIEEGAFRDSNYLRLLFLSRNHLSTIPWGLPRTIEELRLDDNRISTISSPSLQGLTSLKRLVLDGNLLNNHGLGDKVFFNLVNLTELSLVRNSLTAAPVNLPGTNLRKLYLQDNHINRVPPNAFSYLRQLYRLDMSNNNLSNLPQGIFDDLDNITQLILRNNPWYCGCKMKWVRDWLQSLPVKVNVRGLMCQAPEKVRGMAIKDLNAELFDCKDSGIVSTIQITTAIPNTVYPAQGQWPAPVTKQPDIKNPKLIKDQRTTGSPSRKTIIITVKSVTSDTIHISWKLALPMTALRLSWLKLGHSPAFGSITETIVTGERSEYLVTALEPDSPYRVCMVPMETSNLYLFDETPVCIETETAPLRMYNPTTTLNREQEKEPYKNPNLPLAAIIGGAVALVTIALLALVCWYVHRNGSLFSRNCAYSKGRRRKDDYAEAGTKKDNSILEIRETSFQMLPINNEPISKEEFVIHTIFPPNGMNLYKNNHSESSSNRSYRDSGIPDSDHSHS, encoded by the coding sequence ATGATCAGCCCAGCCTGGAGCCTCTTCCTCATCGGGACTAAAATTGGGCTGTTTTTTCAAGTGGCACCTCTATCAGTTATGGCTAAATCCTGTCCATCTGTGTGTCGCTGTGATGCAGGTTTCATTTACTGTAATGATCGCTTTTTGACGTCCATTCCAACAGGAATACCAGAGGATGCTACAACTCTCTACCTTCAGAACAACCAAATAAATAATGCTGGGATTCCTTCAGATTTGAAAAACTTGCTGAAGGTAGAAAGAATATACCTATACCACAACAGTTTAGATGAATTTCCTACCAACCTCCCAAAGTATGTAAAAGAGTtacatttgcaagaaaataacaTAAGAACTATCACTTATGATTCACTTTCAAAGATTCCATATCTGGAAGAATTACATTTAGATGATAACTCTGTTTCTGCTGTTAGCATTGAAGAGGGAGCATTTCGAGACAGCAACTATCTCCGGCTGCTTTTTCTGTCCCGGAACCACCTTAGCACAATTCCCTGGGGTTTGCCCAGGACTATAGAAGAACTACGTTTGGATGATAACCGCATATCTACCATTTCTTCACCATCTCTTCAAGGCCTCACTAGCCTGAAACGCCTGGTTTTGGATGGAAACCTGTTGAACAACCACGGTTTAGGTGATAAAGTTTTCTTCAATCTAGTTAACTTAACGGAACTGTCCCTGGTCCGGAATTCCTTGACTGCTGCACCAGTAAACCTTCCAGGCACAAACCTGAGGAAGCTTTACCTTCAAGACAACCACATCAACCGGGTACCCCCAAATGCTTTTTCTTATCTAAGGCAGCTGTACCGACTTGATATGTCCAATAATAACCTAAGTAATTTACCTCAGGGTATCTTTGATGATTTGGACAACATAACCCAACTTATTCTTCGCAACAATCCCTGGTATTGTGGGTGCAAGATGAAATGGGTACGAGACTGGTTACAGTCACTACCTGTGAAGGTTAATGTGCGTGGGCTTATGTGCCAAGCCCCAGAAAAAGTTCGTGGGATGGCTATCAAGGACCTCAATGCAGAACTGTTTGATTGTAAAGACAGTGGGATTGTAAGCACCATTCAGATAACCACTGCAATACCTAACACAGTGTATCCTGCTCAAGGACAGTGGCCAGCTCCTGTGACCAAACAACCAGATATTAAGAACCCCAAGCTCATTAAGGATCAACGAACTACAGGGAGTCCCTCGAGAAAAACAATTATAATTACTGTGAAGTCTGTCACCTCTGACACAATTCATATCTCCTGGAAACTTGCTCTACCTATGACTGCTTTAAGACTCAGCTGGCTTAAATTGGGCCATAGCCCAGCGTTTGGATCTATAACTGAAACTATAGTAACAGGGGAACGCAGTGAATACTTGGTCACAGCCCTGGAACCTGACTCGCCCTATAGAGTATGCATGGTTCCCATGGAAACCAGTAACCTCTACCTATTTGATGAAACTCCTGTTTGTATTGAGACTGAAACTGCACCCCTTCGAATGTACAACCCAACAACCACCCTCAATCGAGAGCAAGAAAAAGAACCTTACAAAAATCCCAATTTACCTTTGGCTGCCATCATTGGTGGGGCTGTGGCCCTGGTGACcattgcccttcttgctttagtgtGTTGGTATGTTCATAGGAATGGATCGCTCTTCTCAAGGAACTGTGCATACAGcaaagggaggagaagaaaggatgaCTATGCAGAAGCTGGCACTAAGAAGGACAACTCTATCCTGGAAATCAGGGAAACTTCTTTTCAGATGTTGCCAATAAACAATGAACCCATCTCTAAGGAGGAGTTTGTAATACACACCATATTTCCTCCTAATGGAATGAATCTGTACAAAAACAATCACAGTGAAAGCAGTAGTAACCGAAGCTACAGAGACAGTGGTATTCCAGACTCCGATCATTCACACTCATGA